One Octopus sinensis linkage group LG20, ASM634580v1, whole genome shotgun sequence DNA window includes the following coding sequences:
- the LOC115222635 gene encoding ribose-phosphate pyrophosphokinase 1 isoform X2 produces MPGTSKLKDRKSSSSGSEIRNMPNIKVFSGTSHSDLTRKVCDRLGIDKGKVVTTKFSNGETCVEIGESVRGEDVYIVQSGCGEVNDMLMELLIMINACKIASACRVTAVIPCFPYARQDKKDKSRAPISAKLVANMLSVAGADHIITMDLHASQIQGFFDIPVDNLYAEPAVLKWIKSNIPEWRNCTIVSPDAGGAKRVTSIADWLNVDFALIHKERKKANEVASMVLVGDVKDKIAILVDDMADTCGTICHAAGKLLEAGAVKVYAICTHGIFSGPAISRINSSQFEAVVVTNTIPQDERMKQAPKIQCIDISMMLAEAIRRTHNGESVSYLFSHVPL; encoded by the exons ATGCCGGGCACGTCTAAACTAAAAGACAGGAAATCATCCAGCAGTGGTTCCGAAATTCGAAACATGCCGAATATCAAAGTCTTCAGCGGAACTTCGCATTCCGATCTAACCAGGAAAGTCTGCGACCGACTCGGTATTGATAAAGGAAAGGTTGTCACAACGAAATTCAGCAATGGAGAAACTTG TGTGGAGATAGGAGAGTCTGTACGTGGTGAAGATGTCTACATCGTACAGAGTGGATGTGGAGAAGTCAACGACATGTTGATGGAATTATTAATCATGATCAATGCTTGCAAGATTGCTTCTGCTTGTAGAGTAACTGCTGTCATACCATGTTTTCCATATGCTCGCCAAGATAAGAAAGACAAA AGCAGGGCCCCTATATCTGCAAAACTTGTTGCTAACATGCTCTCTGTTGCTGGAGCTGATCACATCATCACAATGGATCTGCATGCTTCTCAGATTCAG ggATTTTTTGATATACCAGTTGACAATTTGTATGCTGAACCTGCTGTGTTGAAATGGATCAAAAGTAACATTCCTGAATGGAGGAACTGCACAATAGTTTCCCCTGATGCTGGTGGTGCAAAACG TGTTACATCCATAGCTGATTGGTTGAATGTTGATTTTGCCCTGAttcataaagaaaggaaaaaagctaATGAAGTTGCTTCAATGGTTCTTGTTGGAGATGTCAAAGACAAAATTGCTATTTTGGTAGACGACATGGCAGACACTTGTGGCACTATTTGTCATGCTGCTGGAAA GTTGCTTGAAGCTGGCGCAGTTAAGGTGTATGCTATTTGCACTCATGGTATTTTCTCTGGCCCAGCCATTTCAAGAATTAACAGTTCTCAGTTTGAGGCAGTTGTGGTTACTAACACAATACCACAAGATGAAAGGATGAAACAAGCACCAAAAATTCAG
- the LOC115222635 gene encoding ribose-phosphate pyrophosphokinase 1 isoform X1, which produces MPGTSKLKDRKSSSSGSEIRNMPNIKVFSGTSHSDLTRKVCDRLGIDKGKVVTTKFSNGETCVEIGESVRGEDVYIVQSGCGEVNDMLMELLIMINACKIASACRVTAVIPCFPYARQDKKDKSRAPISAKLVANMLSVAGADHIITMDLHASQIQGFFDIPVDNLYAEPAVLKWIKSNIPEWRNCTIVSPDAGGAKRVTSIADWLNVDFALIHKERKKANEVASMVLVGDVKDKIAILVDDMADTCGTICHAAGKLLEAGAVKVYAICTHGIFSGPAISRINSSQFEAVVVTNTIPQDERMKQAPKIQCIDISMILAEAVRRTHNGESVSYLFSNVPM; this is translated from the exons ATGCCGGGCACGTCTAAACTAAAAGACAGGAAATCATCCAGCAGTGGTTCCGAAATTCGAAACATGCCGAATATCAAAGTCTTCAGCGGAACTTCGCATTCCGATCTAACCAGGAAAGTCTGCGACCGACTCGGTATTGATAAAGGAAAGGTTGTCACAACGAAATTCAGCAATGGAGAAACTTG TGTGGAGATAGGAGAGTCTGTACGTGGTGAAGATGTCTACATCGTACAGAGTGGATGTGGAGAAGTCAACGACATGTTGATGGAATTATTAATCATGATCAATGCTTGCAAGATTGCTTCTGCTTGTAGAGTAACTGCTGTCATACCATGTTTTCCATATGCTCGCCAAGATAAGAAAGACAAA AGCAGGGCCCCTATATCTGCAAAACTTGTTGCTAACATGCTCTCTGTTGCTGGAGCTGATCACATCATCACAATGGATCTGCATGCTTCTCAGATTCAG ggATTTTTTGATATACCAGTTGACAATTTGTATGCTGAACCTGCTGTGTTGAAATGGATCAAAAGTAACATTCCTGAATGGAGGAACTGCACAATAGTTTCCCCTGATGCTGGTGGTGCAAAACG TGTTACATCCATAGCTGATTGGTTGAATGTTGATTTTGCCCTGAttcataaagaaaggaaaaaagctaATGAAGTTGCTTCAATGGTTCTTGTTGGAGATGTCAAAGACAAAATTGCTATTTTGGTAGACGACATGGCAGACACTTGTGGCACTATTTGTCATGCTGCTGGAAA GTTGCTTGAAGCTGGCGCAGTTAAGGTGTATGCTATTTGCACTCATGGTATTTTCTCTGGCCCAGCCATTTCAAGAATTAACAGTTCTCAGTTTGAGGCAGTTGTGGTTACTAACACAATACCACAAGATGAAAGGATGAAACAAGCACCAAAAATTCAG tGTATTGATATATCGATGATTTTAGCTGAGGCTGTACGGCGTACTCACAACGGAGAGTCTGTATCTTACCTGTTTTCCAATGTGCCAATGTAG